The following coding sequences lie in one Bartonella sp. DGB1 genomic window:
- a CDS encoding siderophore ABC transporter substrate-binding protein produces MKIFKKISVAVCMAVGLLTSSFCFAEQIQVKHAQGVTNVTVNPKRVIVYDLGILDNMDLINATDNIVALPEIEFPKYLKDLENIEKAGSLFSPDYEKIAALKPDLIIIAGRSSRNYEQLSKMFPTIDLSLRNEHTVEDSIANMRLLGKIFNKTKNAERAIKALERDISYVKSVTNKRGDALALITTGGKINLLSPQSRFGLLFSNFGIENAHKKLGTDSAHGQTISYEFILNENPDWLFVLDRDKAINNGGTPATKLLDNSIIRKTKAWNKKQIVYLDPHGFYLATGGFQSLQTNIDIILEAYQQQAKK; encoded by the coding sequence CTTACTGACGTCTTCTTTTTGTTTCGCTGAACAAATACAGGTGAAACATGCGCAAGGTGTGACAAATGTAACTGTTAATCCTAAACGGGTTATAGTATATGATTTAGGTATATTAGATAATATGGATTTAATTAATGCAACTGATAATATTGTTGCTTTGCCTGAAATTGAATTTCCTAAATATTTGAAAGATCTAGAAAATATAGAAAAAGCTGGGTCTTTATTTAGTCCAGATTATGAAAAAATTGCAGCTTTAAAGCCTGATTTAATTATTATTGCAGGGCGTTCTTCTAGAAATTATGAACAATTATCTAAAATGTTTCCAACTATTGATTTGAGTTTACGTAATGAACATACAGTAGAAGATTCTATTGCTAATATGCGTTTGTTAGGAAAAATATTTAACAAAACAAAAAATGCTGAAAGAGCTATTAAAGCTCTGGAAAGAGACATTAGTTATGTGAAAAGTGTAACTAACAAAAGAGGTGATGCTTTAGCTTTAATAACTACTGGTGGTAAAATAAATCTACTTAGTCCTCAATCTAGATTTGGTCTGTTGTTTTCTAATTTTGGTATAGAAAATGCTCATAAAAAATTAGGCACTGATTCTGCACATGGACAAACAATATCATATGAATTTATTTTAAATGAAAATCCTGATTGGTTGTTTGTATTAGATCGTGATAAAGCAATTAACAATGGTGGAACACCAGCAACAAAATTGTTAGATAATTCTATTATTCGTAAAACTAAAGCTTGGAATAAAAAGCAAATAGTTTATTTAGATCCACATGGATTTTATTTAGCTACTGGTGGTTTTCAGTCCCTGCAGACTAATATAGATATAATCTTAGAAGCTTATCAACAGCAAGCTAAAAAATAA
- a CDS encoding ABC transporter permease translates to MINIKNNSIWWIILVFSLFISLFFASLFIGISSITLIDLLLLDGFAWDILLATRIPRTVALILSGSSLAIAGVIFQSLTQNKFVEPNTSGTTAAAALGLLITLIFFPDITILGRILVTTICALIGAFSFLIILQNLPLKNALVVPLVGIIFTSILNSIATFIGYKFNLLQSLLAWKTGDFALILAGRYELIWLTAIVCIFAYLFAHKFTIAGLGRNITEGLGVNYRVTVTLGIIMVSIISALTMTIVGSIPFVGLVIPNFVSLLLGDNLKKSLPIVALSGAILLLICDILGRIIDYPYEIPIGTMMGVIGSGLFLIIILSQKKHVG, encoded by the coding sequence ATGATAAACATTAAAAATAATTCTATTTGGTGGATAATTTTAGTATTTAGTTTATTCATTTCTTTGTTTTTTGCCAGTTTATTTATCGGTATTTCTTCCATAACTTTGATAGATTTGTTACTATTGGATGGATTTGCTTGGGATATTTTATTGGCTACTAGAATACCACGCACCGTAGCATTAATATTATCAGGTAGTTCTCTTGCAATTGCAGGGGTTATTTTTCAGAGTTTAACACAAAATAAATTTGTTGAACCAAATACATCAGGTACCACAGCTGCTGCTGCTTTGGGTTTACTGATTACTTTGATATTTTTTCCTGATATAACTATTTTAGGCCGAATATTAGTTACCACTATATGTGCTTTAATTGGTGCTTTTTCTTTTTTAATCATTTTGCAAAATTTACCGTTAAAAAATGCATTAGTTGTACCTTTGGTAGGTATAATTTTTACTTCTATTTTAAATTCTATAGCTACTTTTATCGGTTATAAATTTAATTTGTTGCAATCATTATTAGCATGGAAAACAGGTGATTTTGCATTAATATTAGCGGGCAGATATGAATTAATTTGGTTAACGGCTATAGTTTGTATATTTGCTTATTTATTCGCTCACAAATTTACTATTGCTGGTTTAGGAAGAAATATAACTGAAGGTTTAGGGGTTAATTATCGTGTAACGGTAACCTTAGGTATTATTATGGTTTCTATTATTTCGGCTTTAACTATGACTATTGTTGGCTCTATTCCCTTTGTAGGTTTAGTAATTCCTAATTTTGTTTCATTGTTATTAGGAGATAATTTAAAAAAGTCTTTGCCTATTGTCGCTTTGTCAGGAGCAATTTTATTATTAATTTGCGATATTTTAGGAAGAATAATCGATTATCCATATGAAATACCAATTGGCACGATGATGGGTGTAATAGGCAGTGGGTTATTTTTAATAATAATTTTATCACAAAAGAAACATGTGGGTTAA
- a CDS encoding iron chelate uptake ABC transporter family permease subunit produces the protein MLRNTDKQHQQEHVKALTIIFRLAIITIISMVLFMTIGVVGDWSFIIPFRAGKLLVLTVVSCAIAMSTVVFQSLTHNNILTPSIIGFDKLYILIQTLIAFFFSKSYISLANSNWVFFINVIVMTTLSSLLFHWLFLSQKRSLHVVLLVGIILGSFFSSLNVFMQRILEPDLFAVLQDNSFANFNNYKMSLVYLAALAVILMAILLWYKLPELDVLSLGRNNAINLGMDYSLTMFQFLIIVNILVVFSTALVGPVTFFGLIVVHLARIIIKTSKHKYLLPAACLIAIMTLVIGQIILERIFNFNTALSIIVEFIGGLLFLFLLFKESKIKH, from the coding sequence ATGTTAAGAAACACTGATAAACAACATCAGCAAGAACATGTAAAAGCGTTAACTATTATATTTAGATTAGCTATAATAACTATAATTTCTATGGTTTTATTTATGACTATAGGGGTAGTAGGTGATTGGAGTTTTATTATTCCATTCAGAGCTGGTAAATTATTAGTGCTAACTGTAGTATCATGTGCTATTGCAATGTCTACCGTGGTTTTTCAAAGTTTAACTCATAATAATATTTTAACACCATCTATTATTGGTTTTGATAAATTATATATTTTAATACAAACATTAATAGCTTTTTTCTTTAGTAAATCTTATATAAGTTTAGCTAATTCTAATTGGGTTTTTTTTATAAATGTTATAGTGATGACAACTTTAAGTAGCTTATTGTTTCACTGGTTATTTTTATCACAAAAACGTAGCTTGCATGTTGTGTTATTAGTTGGAATTATTTTAGGTAGTTTTTTTTCAAGTTTGAATGTTTTTATGCAGCGTATTTTGGAGCCTGACTTATTTGCTGTGTTACAAGATAATAGTTTTGCAAATTTTAATAACTATAAAATGTCTTTAGTATATTTAGCTGCCTTAGCAGTAATACTTATGGCGATTTTATTATGGTATAAATTACCCGAATTAGATGTGCTTTCATTAGGGAGAAATAATGCTATAAATTTAGGGATGGATTATTCATTAACTATGTTTCAATTTTTAATTATAGTTAATATTTTAGTAGTTTTTTCTACCGCATTAGTAGGACCTGTTACATTTTTTGGTCTTATAGTAGTACATTTAGCTAGAATTATTATTAAGACTTCTAAACATAAATATTTACTTCCAGCTGCTTGTTTAATTGCTATTATGACGTTGGTAATTGGACAAATAATCTTAGAAAGAATTTTTAATTTTAATACTGCTTTATCTATAATTGTAGAATTTATTGGGGGTCTATTATTTTTATTTTTATTATTTAAAGAGTCTAAAATTAAACATTAA
- the murA gene encoding UDP-N-acetylglucosamine 1-carboxyvinyltransferase, with product MDVIKIIGGNQLNGYLPISGAKNAALPLMISSLLTEETLSLKNIPYLADVEQLIKILINHGVHISIEDHENEYQNYSRTIHFTANKITNTTAPYELVSKMRASFWVIAPLLARTGEACVSLPGGCSIGARPLDFIFKGLEALGVEIEIKNGYAMAKASNGLTGAAYKFPKVTVGGTHIMIMAASLANGETILHNAAKEPEIVNLAQCINAMGGNIKGAGTDTVTIQGVTKLHKANIKVISDRIEAGTYAMAVAMTGGDVMLVNGEEKLLPTVIDVLRKTGAEITQYDEGLRVKRTGNIIYPVDIITGVYPEFPTDLQAQFMGLMTKSCGTSRIKETVFENRFMHVPELRRLGANITLDEQEATVTGVKSLTGADVKATDLRASASLVIAALAADGETIIKNIHHLDRGFEFLEKKLSRCGANICRITK from the coding sequence ATGGATGTTATAAAAATTATTGGCGGCAACCAACTGAATGGTTATTTACCTATTTCAGGAGCAAAAAACGCTGCGCTTCCCTTAATGATTTCCTCATTATTAACTGAGGAAACTCTTTCATTAAAAAATATTCCATATTTAGCTGATGTTGAACAATTAATCAAAATTTTAATTAATCACGGGGTTCATATCTCCATTGAAGATCATGAAAATGAATACCAAAACTATTCTAGAACTATCCATTTTACTGCAAATAAAATTACTAATACAACTGCACCCTACGAATTAGTTTCTAAAATGCGTGCAAGTTTTTGGGTTATAGCCCCATTATTAGCTCGCACTGGAGAAGCTTGCGTTTCTTTACCCGGAGGTTGCTCTATAGGAGCTCGCCCATTAGACTTTATCTTTAAAGGTCTAGAAGCTTTAGGCGTAGAAATTGAAATAAAAAATGGTTATGCAATGGCAAAAGCTTCGAATGGTTTAACCGGTGCCGCTTATAAATTTCCTAAAGTTACCGTTGGCGGTACACATATTATGATAATGGCTGCTAGTTTAGCTAATGGAGAAACCATTTTACACAATGCAGCCAAAGAACCCGAGATCGTAAATTTAGCACAATGTATAAATGCTATGGGCGGTAATATAAAAGGCGCAGGAACTGATACAGTTACCATTCAAGGTGTCACTAAATTACATAAAGCAAATATTAAAGTCATAAGTGACCGTATTGAAGCTGGTACCTATGCTATGGCTGTTGCTATGACAGGCGGTGATGTAATGCTAGTAAATGGTGAGGAAAAATTACTACCTACAGTTATAGATGTCCTACGTAAAACTGGTGCAGAAATTACTCAATATGATGAAGGTTTAAGAGTAAAACGTACCGGAAATATAATTTACCCCGTAGATATAATTACCGGCGTTTATCCTGAATTTCCTACAGACTTACAAGCACAATTTATGGGTTTAATGACCAAATCATGTGGTACTTCACGGATAAAAGAAACTGTATTTGAAAATCGCTTCATGCATGTACCAGAACTAAGAAGATTAGGAGCTAACATTACTTTAGATGAACAAGAAGCAACAGTAACAGGAGTTAAGTCTTTAACCGGTGCCGATGTAAAAGCTACTGATCTACGAGCCTCTGCTTCTTTAGTTATTGCAGCACTAGCCGCTGATGGTGAAACCATTATAAAAAACATTCATCATTTAGATAGAGGTTTTGAATTTTTAGAAAAAAAATTATCTCGCTGTGGGGCTAATATCTGCCGGATCACTAAATAA
- a CDS encoding RluA family pseudouridine synthase, whose protein sequence is MSNIFIYTDAKTQRLDSYLSNIFSNQLSRNRLQLLIKDGCVCVNNKVIFEKKFLLKTNDTISVKIPDAVDDTPTAENITLNILFEDNDILIIDKPAGLVVHPAHGNWSGTLVNALLYHCSDSLSGIGGIKRPGIVHRLDKNTSGIMVVAKNDLAHQQLSILFADHGKNLFLVRKYYALVWGDIEKQQGTISSYICKDEKDRKKQKAITNSRPNARWAVTHYELCKKFINSDGNIIASLICCSLETGRTHQIRVHMQHIGHPVVGDPEYSKSFKSKINLLTTEAAEYLTKFNRQALHAYSLGFNHPRTKEKLIFNSPLPNDFKLLINFFENL, encoded by the coding sequence TTGAGTAATATATTTATCTATACAGATGCTAAAACACAAAGATTAGATAGTTATTTATCAAATATTTTCTCCAATCAATTATCACGCAATCGTTTACAATTACTTATTAAAGATGGTTGTGTCTGTGTCAATAATAAAGTTATTTTTGAAAAAAAATTTTTACTAAAAACGAATGATACTATTAGTGTAAAGATACCTGACGCTGTGGATGATACCCCTACAGCAGAAAATATTACTCTGAATATTTTATTTGAAGATAACGATATTTTAATTATTGATAAACCAGCTGGTTTAGTTGTCCATCCTGCACATGGTAATTGGAGTGGCACATTAGTTAATGCTCTATTATATCACTGCTCAGATAGCCTATCGGGCATAGGGGGCATAAAACGTCCTGGAATTGTTCATAGGCTTGATAAAAATACTTCTGGTATTATGGTAGTCGCTAAAAATGATTTAGCACACCAACAATTAAGTATTCTATTTGCTGATCACGGTAAGAATCTTTTCTTAGTGAGAAAATATTATGCTTTAGTATGGGGCGATATTGAGAAACAACAAGGAACTATCTCTAGTTATATCTGTAAAGATGAAAAAGATAGAAAAAAACAAAAAGCTATAACAAACTCAAGACCTAATGCGCGCTGGGCCGTTACTCATTATGAACTCTGTAAAAAATTTATTAATTCAGATGGCAATATAATAGCTAGTTTAATTTGTTGTAGCTTAGAAACCGGCAGAACTCATCAAATAAGAGTCCATATGCAACATATAGGGCATCCGGTAGTAGGAGATCCCGAATATAGTAAATCTTTTAAATCTAAAATAAATTTATTAACTACAGAAGCTGCAGAATATTTAACTAAATTCAATCGGCAAGCTTTACATGCTTATAGCTTAGGTTTTAACCATCCCCGCACTAAAGAAAAATTAATTTTTAATAGTCCTCTACCAAATGACTTTAAATTATTAATAAATTTTTTTGAAAATTTATAA
- a CDS encoding DUF4167 domain-containing protein produces MRTGQQNKYNHRVRNNNQNRKGQNPLSRTYESNGPDVKVRGNAQQVAEKYIALARDALSSGDRIMAENYLQHAEHYNRLIFAAQQANLVANNNAEANQPAPTPVATEITTETTEENCEEKQVKVEEDVESTKKPIKKVKRLRRTTTKTAKKNVEETENVENSSNDSLDDNPPAASEAC; encoded by the coding sequence ATGAGAACTGGACAACAAAATAAATATAATCACCGTGTGCGTAATAATAACCAAAATCGTAAAGGACAAAATCCTCTTTCTCGCACCTATGAAAGTAATGGTCCAGATGTTAAAGTCCGTGGCAACGCTCAACAAGTAGCGGAAAAATATATAGCTCTTGCTAGGGATGCTCTTTCATCTGGAGATAGGATCATGGCAGAAAATTATCTGCAACACGCTGAGCATTATAACCGCCTTATTTTTGCTGCACAACAAGCTAATCTGGTAGCAAATAATAATGCTGAAGCTAATCAACCAGCCCCTACTCCAGTTGCGACAGAAATCACCACTGAAACTACTGAGGAAAATTGCGAAGAAAAGCAAGTTAAAGTAGAAGAAGATGTAGAGTCAACTAAAAAACCAATTAAAAAAGTAAAAAGATTAAGAAGAACTACTACAAAAACAGCTAAAAAAAATGTAGAAGAAACTGAAAATGTTGAAAATAGTTCTAATGATTCTTTAGATGACAATCCTCCTGCGGCTAGTGAAGCATGTTAA
- the alr gene encoding alanine racemase, with product MSTTTFNNYKPRIIVSHKNLSHNYHVLKQQAHDVPIAAVIKANGYGLGDIEIAKTLYQQGCREYFVAHFTEALKINTILPPDRSIYVLNGPENGNIECYLKYNITPIINNLEQLNEWYNFAKNNHIKPTILLQIDTGMARLGLDIDCLTSMVNITEIIKMLDIKYIISHLSQSEIPLASSNEKQLNLFTQTVNNFFPKIKSSLSNSHGMFLEKKFHKDLIRCGISIYGLTNNSTIQEKLKPIAQVQACVIQIRNVKAGTAIGYNETYITTEDTQIATLAIGYGNGLSRQLSNKGCFYYKNKELPIVGTISMDVTTVDISALKEQDLQLYSWVDLISSQQTWSDLANKANSIPYECLTNLGKGCEKIHQLI from the coding sequence TTGAGTACAACAACTTTTAATAATTACAAACCTAGAATTATTGTTTCACATAAAAATTTATCTCACAATTATCATGTGCTTAAACAACAAGCACATGATGTTCCCATAGCCGCCGTTATCAAAGCTAATGGTTATGGTCTAGGTGATATTGAAATAGCAAAAACTCTTTATCAACAAGGTTGTCGAGAATATTTTGTTGCCCATTTTACTGAAGCTCTTAAAATAAATACTATATTACCGCCGGATAGATCCATTTATGTACTTAACGGCCCAGAAAATGGTAATATAGAATGTTATTTAAAATATAATATAACACCAATTATCAACAATCTTGAACAATTAAATGAATGGTATAATTTTGCTAAAAATAATCATATAAAACCCACTATTTTACTACAAATAGATACAGGAATGGCACGATTAGGATTAGATATAGACTGTTTAACTTCTATGGTCAATATTACAGAAATAATAAAAATGCTGGATATAAAATATATCATTAGTCATTTATCTCAATCAGAAATTCCTTTAGCTTCCAGTAATGAAAAGCAGTTAAACTTATTCACACAAACAGTTAATAATTTTTTCCCTAAAATTAAATCATCTTTATCTAATTCACACGGGATGTTTTTAGAAAAAAAATTTCATAAAGACCTTATTCGTTGCGGAATAAGTATTTACGGTTTAACTAATAACTCAACTATACAAGAAAAATTAAAACCAATAGCACAAGTACAAGCATGTGTTATACAAATAAGAAACGTAAAAGCTGGAACCGCTATAGGATATAATGAAACATATATAACCACTGAAGATACTCAAATTGCAACTTTAGCTATAGGTTATGGTAATGGATTATCTAGACAATTAAGCAATAAAGGTTGTTTCTATTATAAAAATAAAGAGCTTCCAATAGTAGGAACTATATCTATGGATGTAACAACCGTAGATATAAGCGCATTAAAGGAACAAGACCTCCAGTTATATAGTTGGGTAGATCTAATAAGTTCACAACAAACTTGGTCTGACTTAGCCAATAAAGCCAATAGTATTCCATATGAATGTTTAACAAATTTAGGTAAGGGCTGTGAAAAAATACATCAATTAATTTAA
- a CDS encoding L-lactate dehydrogenase, with product MSLKQLLTIADLKKQAKDKVPRMFFDYVDSGSWSESTYNNNEEAYKNILFSQKVLTDISQRSTATTMIGQKVTMPVALAPSGFAGMQYADGEMLAVQAANEFGVPFCLSTMSICSLEDVASVTNSPFWFQLYMMKDRNFMQNLIERAKQVKCSALILTVDLQVLGQRHKDIKNGLSAPPKINFDSFLQFATRPRWCWQMLKTRRHSFGNIVGYAKDVSDLSSLSSWIGEQFDPALSWNDVEWVKKLWNGPLIIKGIMRKDDAIAAVNSGADALTVSNHGGRQLDGAPASIDLLPEIVETVGNDIEVHIDGGIRSGQDVLRALALGAKGTYIGRPWLYGLGAAGKAGVTRALEIIHTELDITMGLTGKTNIKEINSDIIYFKK from the coding sequence ATGTCTTTAAAACAACTTTTAACTATAGCAGATCTTAAAAAACAAGCAAAAGATAAAGTCCCTAGAATGTTTTTTGACTATGTTGATTCTGGGTCGTGGAGTGAATCCACTTATAATAACAATGAAGAAGCTTATAAAAATATTCTCTTTTCACAAAAAGTTTTAACCGATATAAGTCAGCGCTCTACCGCGACCACTATGATAGGTCAAAAAGTTACTATGCCTGTTGCTTTAGCTCCTTCAGGTTTTGCAGGCATGCAATATGCTGATGGGGAGATGCTAGCAGTCCAAGCAGCTAATGAATTTGGCGTACCTTTTTGCTTATCTACTATGAGCATTTGTTCATTAGAAGATGTAGCGTCAGTAACTAATTCACCTTTTTGGTTTCAACTTTATATGATGAAAGATCGAAATTTTATGCAAAATTTGATCGAGAGAGCTAAACAGGTTAAATGTAGTGCATTAATTTTAACAGTAGATTTACAAGTTTTAGGTCAACGTCATAAAGATATAAAGAATGGCCTTTCTGCGCCCCCTAAAATTAATTTTGACAGTTTTTTACAATTTGCGACTAGACCAAGATGGTGTTGGCAAATGCTCAAAACACGCAGACATTCATTTGGAAATATCGTAGGATACGCAAAAGATGTTAGCGACTTAAGCTCTCTTTCTTCCTGGATAGGAGAACAATTTGATCCAGCTCTTAGTTGGAATGATGTTGAATGGGTAAAAAAATTATGGAACGGCCCACTAATAATAAAAGGTATCATGCGTAAAGATGATGCTATAGCAGCTGTAAATTCTGGTGCTGATGCTCTAACAGTGTCCAACCATGGAGGACGACAATTAGACGGCGCTCCTGCTTCTATTGATTTATTACCAGAGATTGTGGAAACAGTTGGTAATGATATAGAAGTTCATATAGATGGTGGTATTAGATCAGGGCAAGATGTATTAAGAGCCTTAGCACTAGGCGCCAAAGGAACTTATATAGGACGTCCTTGGTTATATGGTCTCGGAGCAGCAGGAAAAGCAGGTGTTACACGCGCCTTAGAAATTATCCATACAGAACTTGATATTACTATGGGTTTAACTGGTAAAACAAATATTAAGGAAATAAATTCAGATATAATATATTTCAAAAAGTAA
- a CDS encoding ferredoxin--NADP reductase produces MSEDKIPANCYKLKVLEVEHYTDRLFRFVTERPADFRFRSGEFVMISLPKLEKLIFRAYSIASSAWDETLEFFSIKVPDGPLTEQLQKITIDDEIIMRKKSTGTLVVDALLPGKRLYLLSTGTGFAPFASLLRDVEIYEKFEQIVVIQTTREVNELNYAKQVVEALNQHPIIAEWVDKIKFYPMTTRQQSEYMGRITSHIKAGTLCSWTGLPPLNPEEDRIMICGSVNMLKELKEIVTELGFKEGANNSPASFVVEKAFVE; encoded by the coding sequence ATGAGCGAAGATAAAATACCAGCTAATTGTTATAAGCTTAAGGTTCTAGAAGTGGAACATTACACAGATAGGCTATTTAGATTTGTTACCGAAAGACCGGCTGACTTTCGTTTTCGTTCTGGTGAATTTGTAATGATCTCATTACCAAAATTAGAAAAATTAATTTTCAGGGCTTATTCAATAGCTAGCTCTGCTTGGGACGAAACGTTAGAGTTTTTTTCTATTAAAGTGCCAGATGGACCGTTAACAGAACAGTTACAAAAAATAACCATAGATGATGAAATTATAATGCGTAAAAAATCTACCGGCACCTTAGTCGTAGATGCATTATTACCTGGAAAAAGGTTATATCTATTATCAACAGGTACGGGTTTTGCTCCTTTTGCTAGTTTATTAAGAGATGTTGAGATATATGAAAAATTTGAGCAGATTGTAGTTATACAAACTACTAGAGAGGTAAATGAATTAAATTATGCTAAACAAGTGGTTGAAGCATTAAATCAACATCCAATTATTGCAGAATGGGTGGATAAAATTAAATTTTATCCAATGACAACTAGACAGCAGTCAGAATATATGGGCAGAATAACTAGTCATATTAAGGCGGGTACGTTATGTAGTTGGACAGGATTACCTCCTCTTAATCCAGAAGAAGATAGGATAATGATTTGTGGATCGGTAAATATGCTAAAAGAGTTAAAAGAAATAGTTACTGAACTAGGATTTAAAGAAGGAGCAAATAATTCACCTGCGAGCTTTGTAGTAGAAAAAGCTTTCGTAGAATAA
- a CDS encoding rhodanese-related sulfurtransferase, which produces MEKKYKIAALYCFADWKDFEKARSALLDFCKNNNLKGTLLIAKEGINGTVAGKHTAIDQLIEFIKSYKIFDNMELKFSYSDKMPFLRMKVKIKKEIVTLGVEGVNPLAAVGTYLEPQEWNDLLAKEDTVIIDTRNGYEYDIGTFKGAIDPATNTFKEFPAWVELNKAKLEGKKIAMFCTGGIRCEKATSYLKTIGYNNVYHLKGGILKYLETIPPQDSLWEGQCFVFDDRVSVGHGLKEGDYSLCRACQRPLSPSDKLHEHFEEGVSCADCYSVRTESDRSRFKERQRQIELAKIRGNGAHLGQA; this is translated from the coding sequence ATGGAAAAAAAATATAAAATTGCAGCATTATATTGTTTCGCTGATTGGAAGGATTTTGAAAAAGCTAGATCAGCTTTATTGGATTTCTGTAAAAATAACAACCTAAAAGGAACTTTATTAATAGCAAAAGAAGGTATTAATGGAACTGTGGCAGGTAAGCATACGGCTATAGATCAACTAATAGAATTTATTAAGTCATATAAAATATTTGATAATATGGAACTTAAATTTTCTTATAGTGATAAGATGCCTTTCTTACGTATGAAAGTAAAAATAAAAAAAGAAATAGTTACTTTGGGCGTAGAAGGAGTAAATCCTTTAGCTGCGGTAGGAACTTATTTAGAGCCACAAGAGTGGAATGATTTGTTAGCTAAGGAAGATACAGTAATCATTGATACAAGAAATGGTTATGAATATGATATTGGCACTTTTAAAGGTGCTATTGATCCTGCTACGAATACTTTTAAAGAATTTCCAGCTTGGGTAGAGTTAAATAAGGCTAAGTTAGAAGGTAAAAAAATTGCTATGTTTTGTACCGGGGGTATTCGTTGTGAAAAGGCGACTTCTTATCTGAAAACTATAGGCTACAATAATGTATATCATTTAAAGGGGGGTATCCTCAAATATTTAGAAACTATTCCTCCACAAGATAGTTTATGGGAAGGTCAATGTTTTGTATTTGACGATAGAGTATCAGTAGGACATGGATTAAAAGAGGGGGATTATAGCTTGTGCAGAGCTTGTCAGAGACCTTTATCACCTAGCGATAAATTACATGAACATTTTGAAGAAGGTGTATCTTGTGCTGATTGTTACTCTGTTAGGACAGAAAGTGATAGAAGTAGGTTTAAAGAAAGACAAAGACAGATTGAATTAGCAAAAATTCGAGGAAATGGTGCTCATTTAGGGCAAGCATAA